In Leptospira sp. WS58.C1, a single genomic region encodes these proteins:
- a CDS encoding HD-GYP domain-containing protein, which produces MDAARDLQKFDFTEEVIQHFRENRIIPVDFYNKHGQILIHKKDMATGDDISRLQKFEKQGIYFLTAEIAKIHPSSGRKSSLDPSFDKLINPELTLDMSRGATDLLSDIKKFPLNGDHVKEINKSINAVLDDFKSSPNMETGLVNIIEVMKNAGMPVDSEVLTKRTVIAMALKVRAAKVFTKADMDQKKVEQMNLMMASYLADIGYTQMKIPTHANLKPEELEYIKNHPIISYLMIANIPEIEDPVKSVVLNHHRPHRGEGMNNNYPQTKPLVQKLQGYREKYKDDYRKNLLATDIQKQVKSILTNAISYEDIGVLSIAGEFASLTTPQPWRQPMDGLKAMKLILNNSFFAYNEKTLKDFFDHVGLSLCDNQPFIKVGDYVIVASQDSNRKVFFEICIIKESHKNSIRPMLERIGTIRPKFANNGKIRISGFEMGSLSVDRRRAIFNLERNADPRRIIYLVDPEIDPEFFDSLDRKVRETYPSRTSSDPDSASKPSVS; this is translated from the coding sequence ATGGACGCAGCCAGAGATTTACAAAAATTCGATTTTACGGAAGAAGTGATCCAACACTTCCGAGAAAATAGGATTATACCGGTCGATTTTTATAATAAGCACGGACAGATCCTTATCCATAAAAAGGATATGGCCACAGGAGACGATATCAGTCGTCTCCAAAAATTCGAAAAACAAGGGATCTATTTTCTTACTGCTGAGATTGCCAAGATCCATCCGAGTTCCGGTAGAAAAAGTTCCTTAGATCCTTCTTTCGACAAATTGATCAATCCTGAACTCACTCTGGATATGTCCCGGGGAGCAACGGACCTATTATCCGATATCAAAAAGTTTCCGCTGAACGGAGATCATGTAAAAGAGATCAATAAATCCATAAACGCAGTACTAGACGATTTTAAATCCTCTCCGAATATGGAAACCGGACTAGTCAATATCATAGAAGTGATGAAAAATGCGGGTATGCCCGTGGATTCCGAGGTTCTTACGAAAAGGACAGTGATTGCTATGGCTTTGAAAGTAAGAGCTGCAAAGGTTTTTACCAAAGCGGATATGGATCAGAAAAAAGTGGAGCAGATGAATCTGATGATGGCTTCTTATCTCGCAGACATCGGCTATACTCAAATGAAAATCCCCACTCACGCGAATCTTAAACCGGAAGAATTGGAGTATATCAAAAACCATCCCATCATCAGTTATTTGATGATCGCGAATATTCCGGAGATAGAGGATCCCGTTAAATCTGTAGTTCTAAATCACCATAGACCTCATCGCGGAGAAGGGATGAATAATAATTATCCCCAAACCAAACCTTTGGTGCAAAAACTCCAAGGTTATAGAGAAAAATATAAAGACGATTATCGTAAAAATCTTTTAGCTACCGATATTCAGAAGCAAGTAAAGTCCATTCTTACTAACGCGATCTCTTACGAAGATATCGGAGTATTATCTATTGCAGGTGAATTCGCTTCATTGACGACCCCTCAACCTTGGAGACAACCGATGGACGGCCTCAAGGCGATGAAGCTGATCTTGAATAATAGTTTTTTCGCGTATAATGAAAAAACTCTGAAAGACTTTTTTGATCATGTGGGTCTTTCTTTATGCGATAATCAACCTTTCATCAAAGTGGGAGATTACGTTATTGTCGCTTCCCAGGATTCGAATCGTAAGGTTTTCTTTGAGATCTGTATTATCAAAGAATCCCATAAAAATTCCATTCGTCCGATGCTCGAGAGGATTGGAACTATCCGACCGAAGTTTGCGAACAACGGAAAGATCAGGATCTCGGGTTTCGAAATGGGTAGCTTGAGTGTAGATAGAAGGAGGGCGATCTTCAATCTGGAGCGCAACGCTGACCCGAGAAGGATCATCTATTTAGTGGATCCGGAAATTGATCCCGAATTTTTCGATTCCTTAGATCGTAAAGTACGGGAAACGTATCCCTCTAGGACTTCTTCTGATCCGGATTCCGCCTCTAAACCATCCGTTTCTTGA
- a CDS encoding 2Fe-2S iron-sulfur cluster-binding protein, producing MVKIKIDGIEYEVDEKKNLISAAKDVGVDIPFFCYHPKLSVVGMCRMCLIEIEGIPRLQVACNTKVTEGLSIVTKSDRVKEAREGTMEFLLANHPLDCPVCDKAGECQLQDNSFKEGKGNSRFTFEKRNIPQEEIGSNLIINHNRCIVCYRCVRFEEEMVGESNLGLFERGYHSIIGLAKEEPINHNYQGALADICPVGALLNHKTLFKSRVWWYKSEESVCPGCSTGCKTYTNVRDNKMFRYMPRIDEEKDQYFLCDKGRFNVDWLNTNRLFSFYKNGEASVSSTVLDEISEKISGSKKIAVIGGAHESDQNLKAIKESLSRLGVAFVTEARISSEQYKEPEQVDFLYTTDQRPNTKGAVDAGFVSVEGIDSIRSSAAKGEFDLIFVIKEKVSEILAGVPSESIVVLETNLTQDVAKAKYSVPIKAYSEQSGSFTNKKGWIQNFSKSMEAPKGLSSSAEIFSILEKKTLELRSNPREAAVGNR from the coding sequence GTGGTCAAGATAAAGATAGACGGGATCGAATACGAGGTCGACGAGAAAAAAAATCTAATATCCGCCGCTAAAGATGTAGGAGTGGATATACCGTTTTTCTGTTATCATCCTAAATTATCCGTAGTCGGCATGTGCCGCATGTGTCTCATCGAGATAGAAGGGATTCCACGTTTACAAGTAGCTTGCAATACTAAGGTAACCGAAGGACTTTCCATCGTCACAAAAAGTGATAGAGTGAAAGAAGCGAGAGAAGGCACGATGGAGTTCTTACTCGCAAACCATCCTTTGGATTGTCCAGTCTGTGATAAAGCCGGAGAGTGTCAGCTCCAAGACAATTCCTTCAAAGAAGGAAAAGGAAATTCCAGATTCACATTTGAAAAAAGGAATATTCCTCAGGAAGAGATCGGTTCTAATCTGATCATCAACCACAATCGTTGTATCGTATGCTATCGTTGCGTTCGTTTCGAAGAAGAAATGGTTGGTGAATCCAACCTTGGACTTTTCGAAAGGGGATATCATTCCATCATAGGACTGGCAAAAGAAGAACCGATCAACCATAATTACCAGGGTGCGCTTGCTGATATCTGCCCTGTTGGTGCATTATTAAATCATAAAACATTATTCAAATCCAGGGTTTGGTGGTATAAATCGGAAGAATCCGTTTGTCCTGGCTGTAGCACCGGTTGTAAAACTTATACAAACGTTCGGGATAATAAAATGTTCCGCTATATGCCTCGAATAGACGAGGAAAAGGATCAGTATTTCCTTTGTGATAAAGGAAGATTCAATGTCGACTGGTTGAATACAAACAGACTTTTCTCCTTCTATAAGAATGGAGAAGCAAGTGTTAGCTCTACTGTCCTCGATGAGATTTCCGAAAAAATCTCTGGATCCAAAAAGATCGCAGTGATCGGCGGGGCTCACGAATCGGATCAGAACTTAAAAGCTATCAAAGAATCCTTATCTAGGCTTGGAGTTGCATTCGTAACCGAGGCTAGAATAAGTTCCGAACAATACAAAGAGCCTGAACAAGTGGATTTCTTATACACTACGGATCAAAGACCGAACACAAAAGGTGCAGTAGATGCAGGATTCGTTTCCGTTGAAGGAATCGATTCCATTCGTTCTTCTGCTGCAAAAGGTGAATTCGATCTGATCTTCGTGATTAAGGAAAAAGTTTCCGAGATCTTGGCTGGCGTGCCTTCCGAATCTATAGTAGTCTTAGAAACGAACCTTACGCAGGACGTAGCTAAGGCAAAATATTCAGTACCGATCAAAGCATATTCGGAACAAAGCGGAAGTTTTACGAATAAAAAAGGATGGATCCAGAACTTTAGTAAATCAATGGAAGCCCCAAAAGGTTTATCAAGCTCTGCGGAAATTTTTTCAATATTGGAAAAGAAAACGTTAGAATTACGTTCTAACCCTAGAGAGGCAGCCGTTGGGAACCGTTAA
- the aroC gene encoding chorismate synthase, translating to MPSSWGKIFKVSTFGESHGEAVGVVVEGVPAGIPIRLDEIQKDLNRRRPGQSKLTTPRDESDTVRVLSGVFEGKTIGSPIALIVNNQNTISKDYENLRETFRPSHADYTYQTKYGFRAHVGGGRSSVRETIARVAAGAIARMILEDDLGVKTVAWVDTIGTISSEIAENKYPQTREEVDINEVRCPDTQAADKMRALILQMKEAGDSVGGIIRSASYNLPPGLGDPVYDKLDGDIAKAILSIPACKGFEVGSGFSGTLLTGSTHNDEFYVEEGSGRVRTRTNNSGGLQGGISNGETLVVRAAFKPTSTIFKKQNTVNIEGKETTLEAKGRHDPCVLPRAVPIVEAAVNLVLVDAYLYQRAMNPQWFQKWAKIPDYYRDLKL from the coding sequence ATGCCTTCCAGTTGGGGTAAAATATTCAAAGTCAGTACGTTCGGAGAATCTCACGGCGAAGCGGTGGGAGTTGTTGTCGAAGGAGTTCCCGCAGGAATTCCGATCCGATTGGACGAGATCCAAAAGGATTTAAACAGGAGAAGACCCGGACAGAGTAAACTCACCACTCCTAGGGACGAATCAGACACAGTTCGAGTTCTTTCGGGGGTTTTTGAAGGGAAAACGATCGGAAGTCCGATCGCATTGATCGTAAACAACCAGAACACGATCTCCAAAGATTACGAAAATTTAAGAGAAACGTTCCGCCCTTCCCATGCAGATTATACTTACCAAACCAAGTACGGATTCCGCGCTCACGTTGGGGGAGGAAGATCCTCTGTTCGAGAAACGATCGCAAGAGTCGCTGCAGGTGCTATTGCCAGAATGATCTTAGAGGACGATCTAGGAGTGAAAACGGTCGCATGGGTGGATACGATCGGGACCATCTCTTCCGAAATTGCAGAAAACAAATATCCCCAAACTAGAGAGGAAGTTGATATAAACGAGGTCCGTTGTCCTGACACTCAGGCCGCGGATAAAATGCGTGCCCTTATTCTACAAATGAAAGAAGCAGGAGACAGCGTGGGTGGGATCATCCGTTCTGCTTCTTATAATCTCCCGCCCGGTCTTGGAGATCCGGTGTACGACAAATTGGATGGAGACATAGCGAAGGCCATTCTCTCTATTCCAGCGTGTAAAGGTTTTGAAGTAGGTTCCGGATTTTCCGGTACTCTTCTAACCGGAAGTACTCATAACGACGAGTTTTACGTGGAAGAAGGAAGCGGAAGAGTCCGCACTCGCACAAATAATTCCGGAGGACTCCAAGGAGGGATCTCTAACGGAGAAACTTTGGTGGTCCGCGCCGCGTTTAAACCTACATCCACTATTTTCAAAAAACAAAATACTGTAAATATCGAAGGAAAAGAAACCACACTGGAGGCGAAAGGCAGACACGATCCGTGTGTTCTTCCGAGAGCGGTTCCAATTGTGGAAGCGGCCGTAAACCTGGTTCTAGTAGACGCCTACCTTTACCAAAGAGCGATGAATCCGCAGTGGTTCCAAAAATGGGCCAAAATTCCGGATTATTACAGAGATTTAAAACTCTGA
- a CDS encoding DUF433 domain-containing protein has translation METNTETIDRIVSHPSICGGKPVIRGTSIRVLEILDMIFLGFGYREILNEYPNIRVLDIEACLEYASKRLHSPILDKANRELPREFDSSELRNSNRRVS, from the coding sequence ATGGAAACAAATACAGAAACTATAGATCGGATCGTATCCCATCCTTCCATCTGCGGAGGTAAACCCGTGATCCGGGGGACCTCGATCCGAGTTTTAGAAATATTAGATATGATTTTCTTAGGATTCGGATACCGTGAAATTCTGAACGAATATCCGAATATTCGGGTTTTGGATATTGAAGCTTGTTTGGAATACGCTTCGAAAAGATTACATTCACCGATATTGGATAAAGCAAATCGGGAACTACCAAGAGAATTTGACTCGTCGGAATTACGAAATTCTAATCGAAGAGTTTCATAA
- a CDS encoding ACT domain-containing protein: MIEFNYKEEYGVYRVTLKTSETAPGTLHKMVKAMFFMGFEILSGDIRTIKEGESMISYDEFLLRSSETDSKIKASKLGILMSSVFSDDNALEEMIQTSSEIDIRNTFYLGQDSQLEFEDLPGNSATKFYLEAPDRKGLLYFVTGVLKDLGINILSGEVRTDGKSLKAQDTFILTDSRTGLGFSGSSIEERIRRYILQSSLNQV; the protein is encoded by the coding sequence ATGATAGAATTTAACTACAAAGAAGAATACGGGGTCTATAGAGTCACTCTCAAGACTTCCGAGACCGCCCCGGGAACCCTTCATAAAATGGTGAAGGCAATGTTCTTTATGGGATTCGAGATCCTTTCCGGTGATATTCGCACGATTAAGGAAGGAGAGTCGATGATTAGTTACGATGAATTTCTTCTCAGATCTTCTGAAACGGATTCTAAAATCAAAGCCTCCAAACTCGGTATCTTAATGTCTTCCGTATTTTCCGATGATAACGCTTTGGAAGAGATGATCCAAACCTCAAGTGAAATAGATATTCGAAATACATTTTATCTAGGACAAGATTCTCAATTGGAGTTTGAAGACTTACCCGGCAATTCTGCTACAAAGTTCTACTTAGAAGCTCCGGATAGAAAAGGATTATTATACTTTGTCACCGGAGTTTTGAAGGATCTCGGGATTAATATTCTTTCCGGGGAAGTTAGAACCGACGGTAAGTCCTTAAAAGCTCAGGATACATTCATACTAACCGACTCTCGTACAGGGCTCGGTTTCTCAGGAAGTTCCATAGAAGAGCGGATTCGTAGATATATTCTGCAAAGCAGCCTAAATCAAGTTTGA
- a CDS encoding RNA polymerase sigma factor, which produces MQGLSQQEFITLYESCKNTVYHFLLKLSGNPEIAEDLTQETFLKAFEVMDRFDPERGSFSSWSCTIAKNLYFKHFNRTKKETGNVSINVENFPELSGGNHEDPLELEKNSLNLALKDGVSRLPEPEKSIILLKEIQKKTLKETADTLGISERTVSRRLLSAFRLLRTHLEAEGIGL; this is translated from the coding sequence ATGCAAGGTCTTTCCCAACAGGAATTTATCACTCTTTACGAGTCCTGCAAGAATACTGTGTACCATTTCCTGCTAAAACTCTCAGGAAATCCCGAAATTGCCGAAGATTTGACTCAAGAGACATTTTTGAAGGCCTTCGAGGTCATGGATAGATTCGATCCAGAGAGAGGTAGTTTCTCCTCTTGGTCTTGTACCATCGCTAAAAACCTCTATTTTAAACATTTCAATCGTACAAAGAAGGAGACGGGGAACGTCTCAATTAATGTAGAGAATTTTCCGGAACTCTCGGGGGGGAACCATGAGGATCCTCTTGAATTGGAGAAAAATTCTCTCAATTTAGCATTAAAAGATGGGGTTTCGCGTCTTCCTGAGCCTGAGAAGAGTATAATATTACTGAAGGAAATCCAAAAGAAAACTCTCAAGGAAACTGCGGATACTCTCGGAATATCGGAGAGAACCGTTAGTCGTCGTTTGCTTAGTGCGTTCAGATTATTAAGAACACATCTTGAAGCGGAAGGGATCGGACTATAA
- a CDS encoding c-di-GMP phosphodiesterase, translating into MTQFQSGPIDPLRLERFEFNAEVIRQFKENQSIPVDFYNKNGQILIHRKDNASEADINKLQKFELQGIYYLLSERHKVGIQTEQPDSVNGKKVSYIKLVNPDLTLQMARQASDLLKELRDYPLNGNHVKNVAKAIDVILDDFANSQDVELGLVNVIEVMKSAGVETDSEVLTKRTVISMAMKLRSLKAISVKDSENSKAQQLNLMMAAYMVDIGKVRMKLPDHGNLSTEEFEYVKNHPIVSYLMIGNLASIQSPVKTAVLNSHRPYRGEGLNNNYPSTAFLVKRLGEYCEKYKNDLSRSVLVEDMQRQLYILQSNSYSEDDPAIISIAGEFASLSTAQNWRPAYSPITAMKLILNNSFFSYNERVVKEFFDFMALSLCENKSVLNVGDYVIVVSTDSQHKIHFETCVIREINKNQTRPLLERVGTIRPVFSNKGKLKIVGYDRKTFRPDIRKAVFNLSNAVDPRRVIYAIDPELDPPLFDLIDKSYRKTAPKSVA; encoded by the coding sequence ATGACTCAATTTCAAAGTGGTCCGATCGATCCTCTCAGACTTGAAAGATTTGAGTTTAATGCGGAAGTAATCAGACAGTTTAAAGAAAACCAATCTATTCCCGTAGATTTTTATAATAAGAACGGGCAGATCTTAATTCATCGCAAAGATAACGCTAGCGAAGCGGATATTAACAAACTACAAAAATTCGAACTACAAGGGATCTATTACCTTCTCTCCGAAAGACATAAGGTGGGGATCCAAACGGAACAACCGGACTCGGTAAACGGTAAAAAAGTCTCTTATATCAAATTAGTGAATCCTGATCTTACCTTGCAGATGGCAAGACAGGCCTCCGATCTTCTCAAGGAATTGAGAGACTATCCATTAAACGGTAATCATGTGAAGAATGTCGCGAAGGCGATCGATGTGATCCTAGATGATTTTGCAAATAGCCAGGATGTTGAGCTGGGTCTAGTCAACGTCATCGAAGTAATGAAATCCGCAGGAGTTGAAACGGATTCCGAAGTCCTGACCAAAAGAACGGTTATCTCAATGGCGATGAAGCTAAGGAGTTTAAAAGCGATCTCGGTTAAAGACAGCGAAAATTCCAAAGCACAACAATTGAACTTGATGATGGCGGCTTATATGGTCGATATAGGCAAGGTCAGAATGAAACTTCCGGACCATGGGAATCTAAGTACGGAAGAATTTGAATACGTTAAAAATCATCCGATTGTCAGCTATTTGATGATCGGGAATCTAGCTTCTATCCAAAGTCCGGTAAAAACCGCAGTATTGAATAGCCATAGGCCATACAGAGGAGAAGGATTGAACAATAACTATCCTTCTACTGCATTTTTAGTGAAAAGACTGGGGGAATATTGCGAAAAATATAAGAACGATCTTTCTAGAAGTGTGCTTGTGGAAGATATGCAAAGACAATTGTATATTCTACAAAGTAATTCGTATAGCGAAGACGATCCTGCGATTATTTCCATTGCAGGGGAGTTTGCCTCTCTTAGCACCGCTCAGAATTGGAGGCCGGCATATTCTCCTATCACTGCCATGAAGTTGATCTTGAATAACAGCTTTTTCTCATATAATGAAAGAGTAGTTAAGGAATTTTTCGATTTTATGGCTTTGAGTTTATGTGAGAACAAAAGTGTTCTAAATGTGGGAGACTATGTGATCGTAGTTTCCACGGACTCTCAGCACAAGATCCACTTCGAGACATGTGTTATTCGGGAAATTAACAAAAACCAAACCCGTCCCCTCCTAGAAAGAGTCGGGACTATACGGCCTGTTTTCTCGAATAAAGGAAAGTTAAAGATCGTGGGTTACGATCGAAAAACGTTCCGCCCGGATATAAGAAAGGCGGTTTTCAATCTCTCCAATGCAGTGGATCCTAGAAGGGTAATTTACGCGATTGATCCGGAATTGGATCCTCCTTTGTTCGATCTGATAGATAAAAGTTATCGCAAAACGGCTCCGAAATCTGTCGCGTAA
- a CDS encoding NuoI/complex I 23 kDa subunit family protein — translation MGTVNVINVAAKHKPAWYQRLYSYSIANGLWITLKHFIKAAFLKGAVTLEFPEKKRKFSSRFRGMHTMKRDELGRERCTSCFCCMWICPADAIKIEAGHVTPEIQHLHPEDKFAKKFEIDLLRCIFCGMCEEACPKGAIYLDGPAEMAADNREDLILTKERMMQKVGGPILGERL, via the coding sequence TTGGGAACCGTTAATGTAATTAATGTAGCGGCAAAACATAAGCCGGCTTGGTACCAAAGATTATATTCCTATTCCATAGCGAATGGATTATGGATCACGTTAAAACATTTTATCAAAGCCGCTTTTTTGAAAGGTGCAGTCACATTAGAATTCCCCGAAAAGAAAAGAAAGTTCTCTTCTCGTTTCCGCGGAATGCATACTATGAAACGAGACGAGTTGGGTAGAGAAAGATGTACCAGCTGTTTCTGCTGTATGTGGATTTGCCCTGCAGACGCGATCAAAATAGAAGCAGGACATGTTACTCCTGAGATCCAACATCTTCATCCGGAAGATAAGTTTGCTAAAAAATTCGAAATAGATTTATTGCGTTGTATATTCTGTGGGATGTGCGAAGAGGCCTGTCCTAAAGGTGCGATCTATTTGGACGGTCCTGCGGAGATGGCCGCGGACAATAGAGAAGATCTGATTTTAACTAAGGAAAGAATGATGCAAAAAGTCGGAGGACCAATCTTAGGAGAAAGACTCTAA
- a CDS encoding RICIN domain-containing protein, giving the protein MKRIIIRGVYTLVIIGLISGSFVACSDKSSSNGAELGVLSSLLPSKSGNGSKLFSAAASTYFHNEIFPPHWLNWTTDGANPIETGPTFLTRGLRCSGRYCDDINLLASESGYTHTNSWWTDWFSEEGTNYRVCDNNAFVTGIKCSGSYCDNVSLKCSQLNNNGVRNNCYWTSGISEEDGGKFVAPESMYIAGASCNGRYCDNMSLYLCQADNGGPSVDYDALAQQFAPRLRFDQETTTGSGDSGKCFTSDPQTYYTQRAAGVPAQNLCNKDYSTIANNQVPIFYEASPVGTNAVLLRYWFFYAWQSTCFLSFGSHAADWEGMSVLVVNGQMKRVAWSQHSGWYSKEIGNFEVVNGTHPVGYVGKNAHGSFHDDGGSGGCLYFEDFRNPGSNDYHQDTWNNLVKLRRGGDAPSWMNCEGSACFDGIGHPMERGDWRSRAGCGSDGCDKSSVGGNIPFVNDPTGSDYSAISAKHSGKVLDVSGVSTSDNTNIWQWTNVNQDNQKWLLESTGDGYFKFIAKHSGKCMDVKGGSTAAGMNVIQYSCGSGNNQRFQLLSYGDGFFALQAKHSSQCWDIAGGATGDGGLLIQWPCAWTDNEKFQFLR; this is encoded by the coding sequence ATGAAGAGAATTATCATCCGGGGTGTATATACTCTGGTAATCATCGGGCTTATCAGCGGGTCTTTTGTGGCTTGTAGCGATAAGTCCTCGTCGAACGGAGCGGAGTTAGGAGTGCTTTCTAGCCTTCTTCCTTCTAAAAGCGGAAATGGATCTAAGTTATTTAGCGCAGCAGCCAGCACTTATTTTCATAATGAGATTTTTCCTCCCCATTGGTTGAATTGGACCACCGATGGTGCGAATCCGATCGAAACAGGGCCAACGTTTTTAACCCGCGGTTTACGATGCAGCGGTCGTTATTGCGATGATATAAATCTTCTAGCAAGCGAATCCGGATACACTCACACCAATAGCTGGTGGACAGATTGGTTTTCGGAAGAAGGTACAAACTATCGTGTTTGTGATAATAACGCGTTTGTTACCGGGATCAAATGTTCCGGAAGTTATTGCGATAACGTTTCCTTGAAATGTTCTCAATTGAACAATAATGGAGTAAGGAATAATTGTTATTGGACTTCCGGCATCTCTGAGGAGGACGGCGGGAAATTCGTAGCTCCTGAATCCATGTATATCGCTGGCGCAAGCTGTAATGGTCGTTATTGCGACAATATGAGCTTATATCTTTGCCAAGCCGATAACGGTGGACCAAGTGTCGACTACGACGCGTTGGCACAACAATTTGCTCCGCGTTTGAGATTCGATCAAGAGACTACTACGGGTTCGGGAGATTCTGGTAAATGTTTCACTAGCGATCCTCAGACCTATTACACTCAGAGAGCTGCCGGGGTTCCCGCTCAAAATCTTTGTAATAAGGATTATTCCACTATTGCAAACAACCAAGTACCTATTTTCTACGAAGCTTCTCCTGTCGGAACAAATGCAGTTCTTCTTAGATACTGGTTCTTCTATGCTTGGCAAAGTACTTGTTTCCTAAGCTTCGGAAGTCACGCCGCTGACTGGGAAGGAATGAGTGTACTCGTAGTAAACGGACAAATGAAACGAGTTGCTTGGTCTCAACACTCCGGATGGTATTCCAAAGAAATCGGGAACTTTGAAGTTGTGAACGGTACTCATCCTGTCGGTTATGTTGGTAAGAATGCGCACGGATCTTTCCATGATGACGGTGGATCAGGCGGTTGTTTATACTTCGAAGATTTCAGAAATCCGGGGAGCAACGATTATCACCAGGATACTTGGAACAATTTAGTTAAATTGAGAAGAGGCGGAGATGCTCCTAGCTGGATGAATTGTGAAGGATCGGCTTGTTTCGACGGGATCGGTCATCCGATGGAAAGAGGGGACTGGCGTTCCCGTGCGGGTTGCGGATCCGACGGATGTGATAAGTCTTCCGTGGGAGGAAATATTCCTTTCGTAAACGATCCGACCGGTTCGGATTATTCTGCGATTTCCGCAAAACATAGCGGCAAAGTATTGGATGTTTCCGGTGTGAGCACTTCCGACAACACCAACATCTGGCAATGGACGAACGTAAATCAGGATAACCAAAAATGGTTACTTGAATCTACTGGAGATGGATACTTCAAGTTTATCGCAAAACATAGCGGCAAATGTATGGATGTGAAGGGAGGATCGACTGCGGCAGGAATGAATGTAATCCAATATTCTTGCGGTAGCGGAAACAACCAAAGATTCCAATTGCTCTCTTACGGAGATGGATTCTTTGCTCTTCAGGCAAAACATAGCAGCCAGTGTTGGGACATCGCCGGCGGAGCGACTGGGGATGGAGGTCTCCTGATCCAATGGCCATGTGCTTGGACGGATAACGAAAAGTTCCAGTTCTTACGCTAA